DNA sequence from the Gouania willdenowi chromosome 21, fGouWil2.1, whole genome shotgun sequence genome:
tgttttgactgtcaactgccagtcctcttcagaggcatccactgatcgctttgatgtgaaaaacagttgtttgaataaacgaaaccctaccatattattcaaaaagaagacaataagaacttgctggaattattacgcggaatgCAAGTAGGCATCTAAGCGATCAGCGGACACCTCTGAGgatgactggcagttgacagttgaaacatgtcagaagatcaaagtacaatacatttcctgaaaaacgcttgtttgaataaatgaaacctgtaAATCGGTATCGGCACTCAACGGTAccaatttgtgtacttttgtgtggtAAATAATCAAATCTCAAAATGCTCCAAtttaccatatttatttctcattaatagcaacaataattataatgataatgacaacaaacgactttaacaaatatatcaaaccaacaCTTCACCTAACTGCTGTATTGTAGTaacatttgttttacaaatgACTTCATCATGAAAACCCTCACCTACAACTTAAAAAGCAGCTCTATGTGACATGGCTTTTACTTTGAAGCAAAACTAaatgcatatactgtacattactATGTGTGGTGTATtgtgtgatataaaataaacatacatataaaataaatacatacataaaatgcaataaaataacatttcagaAGGAAAAGTGCTTAACCCTGGCAACCCatatcatacctgtcaagtatcccgttttggccgggaaactcccgtattttacccctctttcccgccatcgtctcgtattagtattttcacgtaaatatcccgtattttaatgtaataataagtaaaagatgccttactaaactgaacggcATCCCaagcctcgcgagaactaccacctgaaatggcctgagtgacaagttctcgcgagattagtgccgacagccgCAACAAACTCGGAAACAACTCCGAagagagagatgatgaatgaagacaaaaaaaaaacaaagagctagtgtaaatacgttgtgaaatgggacagagagtttatcttcctaaagagcagcaggatgtgacacagttacacgttctgttagattaataactgagattttagcgtttACCACGGGGGAAAGaacaatcacaagcgccacaaatatacactgctttataaaagtgttaaagaacaCAAAGTCTGCAACACATCTgtgtaataagtcattagtgaataccagagaaccacatgagtgagcatgagaaatgaaaagaaaatatataatgaaaataaaatgtaaatgaataaaatataacttAAAGACAAAGCAATGtgaaaaacagtaaatatgcaacgtgttgacttgtttattaactgtaagtatattaaatgaaCACATGTGCTTCTTATACCCATTTGTCTTAATTTAGTATAATTTAgggattagggctgggcgatatattgagattcaagatctgtcgagttttctattttggcgaaatATAGAACTTCAATGTTGcatatatatttactgtatatatgtatgtatagcttattttgtatcaaaatattagttttaggaGTTACTGCTTTTACTCAGTTAGATAGATTAATGAGTGAGTCCTAACCaagaccttccccataacaaaccacactacagaaatcactcacacgtgctgtcccttagaggagaaaaagccaaaagtggcacatattgtgcagctgttaataaatgtacattGAGGTAtgacttttggtccatatcacccagccctagtaggaatggtcacagcatttcaatggctgtgtgtgtgtgtgcgcgtgtgtgtgtgtgtgtgtgcgtgtgtgcgtgtgtgcgtgtgtgtgcgtgtgtgtgtgtgtgtgtgcgccacaGAACCAGGAAATATCTCTGCGCTCCGTTTCAAACGTAGCTGTGAAGCCCGTAGCAGTTTGTTCTCCAATTCTCTTGTGGTCGGTACAGCAGCTGTTTGAGAGTGAAACACATTTACATCTGTCATGTTTCTGCATGGAGAGGGAATTCAGAAGGTGCTCGGTCTGcagtgcatttttaaaaagcggAGCCATATTTTAGCCACTACCGCCATGTGCGTGCAATGTTGTGTACTCGTACTGTACGGGAAATTGcctactcttccactccctcacagtcacaaggatcTGTTTAGGCACCGAAGcatggtaccgtttgattttTCGTGACTCGGTGCCAGGCTGTACCGAAGGAATTCGGTACCCATTCCTAATAGTCGACTTTGACATCATTTGAACCCGAGTCCAACAGTCTCTAACCTTGAAGGGGCGGGTCCACTTAGGTGAAATTAActggatgtttttgtttttcctcagaACTGGAATTGCCACACATATTCAACCCTCTACCAGCTGCAGAGCCGGATCCAGTCTTCTTTCATCCCGGTTAATCTTCCCACTTTTCACCACAACCGTACTTTCTGTGCCCACCTGGGCCAGAAACCCTCCGCTGAGGATGAGCTGGAGGAGCACTACCTGTTGGACTCCATTGTCTGGCCCGGACCTCCACCCCACTCCGCCCCGACCAGCCTGCGTCAGACGAGCGACCCCGTGCACAGCCTGTTCACCATACTTCCCACTAATGAGGGAAGAGAATGGCACGTGGGTGAGGAGCTGGAGGCTCTGGTCCAGATGCACGACTTCCATGGTCGCCCCAAGCGTTACGGCGGGGATTTCCTCCTGGCCAGACTGCACTCTCCAGAGCTTGGAGCAGGCGTAGCAGGGAAGGTGGTGGACCACAGGAATGGATTTTATTCGGCCTTGTTCCCGCTcctgtgggcggggcctgcACAGGTTGAGATTACGATGGTTCACTCCAGCGAGGCCGTCGCCGTGCTGCAGCGGTTGAGGGAGGAGCGTCCTGATCGGGTGTTTTTTAAGAGCCTTTACCGATTGGGTTTCCTTTCTGAAACAACTGTGTGCAACATGTGTTTGCCCCCTGACCCCCAGCCTCTCTGCAACTACACCGACCTTTACACGGGCGAGCCCTGGTTCTGCTACAAACCTAAGGTGCTCAGCTGTGACACCAGAGTCAACCACGCCAAAGGGGGCTACAAAAAACACCTCATTACCAACAAAGAAGCCATGCTTTTCCAGAGGTTTGTGATTGAGTAATTATCATGCAACAGAATACAGATAGCCATCTAATATCcagcttaaagagtaactaaaacccAAAACCACCCGGCTATTGCAAactaattttgctattggctgagaatggcgGTTTGTAaggttttggtggcttcttatgtcatgaaccaccactgttgactccgccccttctataacaactagcacctgtggactgtAATCTGTGGTGAGTCGGTCAGATTCAGAGAATTGTGAATGGAGAGGTATATGAGTATTGAGTAactagttagcttagcatagattgatctttggagattttatagtacagACTCGGCGTGTCtttactgctccaggagccccacccaCAATAAAGGCATTATTTTAATTTCCATCCTAGACGCACTTCAGCccaaacctcagggtttagctACTGTTGAACAACCACTCAGCATCTGTCATGTGCGGTAAAATTAAAGACTGCATTAACTTCAGTTATCCCAATTGACCTTTTTTAGACTTTGAAGagcttttttaaatgtttgttattcACTGTTGATTATTATTGCGTAGTTCCCATAGCACATAAAAGTTAAAGGTGTCCCCATCCGATATTGATaccggatatcggtccgatatcagccagaaaatgaatactggattttatcagactgcatctaaaatcaccgatatgagCTCTCCGATAACATGTTCCGCTCCatcacttctatccataggtgactatggttcacactccaacaaagtaacctactgttgttgactattgttctctgtttgagtaacatcacttgatcaagccttttctaacattccacacttaAAAGTAAGTAACAGAAGTATgtgtgattcatgctgatatcgtatcggaacaatatcggtatcggccgatacggtattgtatcggaagtgaaaaagttgtattgggacatccctgataaaaataaaatcataaagttTGTGAGGTTCCAGTAAATCTTGAGGTTAGAGAACTTCATAGTCACAAaggttttcatttgtttttgcaaGATTAAAATGTGCATAGCTGTCATTGCACCACATGTAATGTTAAGTATTGACAACATATGCAGACAAAGGGGGCGGGGAAAGGCCAAATCATCAGcaaatcagataaaaaaaaaaataaatacatagctTAAAAAGTATATAGGACAGTTATTTTACTCTAATAGTTTTTCTAATTTTTGCACTAACCTTCagctcattcattcattctgttTTGAGTCTTCCCTGTTAAGTCCCAGGGGCATATAGAATTCACACTTTTTTAGATACAACTTATGTACTCTTTACCAATCACACTCTTTGTGTTTGTCACCTCAGTGATGTAAACGTCAAAGTTCCCATCCACGCTTCAGGAGCTGATGGAGTCATTGTGCTGCCACAGAAAGGTACATTCGATTTTCAACTGTGTGGTTCATACGTCATTAAATGACTTTCTTTTTGTGCGAGTAAACTGATTTTTGCCTGTAATGTTTCCTGCTTGGTATCAGATAAGGACGCAGAAGAAAGCAGCGGCAGCATAAAACCAGATCTAATCCTAGCAGCAACATCTGGATATTATTACGAGAACTCGTGGAGACCTTTAGATGCCGTGACAATGGCTGACTTTAATAAGTCGTCAAACATCAGCCAGTGTTTGAAGGACAAAGTGATCCATATGTACGGAGACTCCACCGTCCGACAGTGGTTCGAGTACCTCATTAGCGCTGTACCAGGTGAGCACTGGTGGGGTGAGGTCGGTTCAGGCACGGGGGCCACACATGGCCCTTGGTCTAGTTTTGTGTGGTTCCCAAAACCAATACATAAAgttgattccaaaaacaaataaaattacaacaaaaaaaatacacaaaacaaaaaagaaaacacacagaatgacaacataaacacaaaaatggtcaaacatatttcaaagaaacacaagttaactacaaaaatacacaaaagaacagcaaatgtttacaaaattaatccagacaaacaaaatgaagacaaaaataacgcaaaaagtatagaaaatgacaagaacatACACAAAGTGaatccaaagacacacaaggaccacaaaacgacaagaaaaaatacacaagattactacaaagatgcacaaaatgacaacaaaaataactaaaacatacaaaacaagaagaaaaatacacagtgacacCAAAGACACACAGGATGACTACAataatgcacataatgacaacgaaaatacacatattgattacaaacacacaaaatgactcaaaatataaaatatttaaagagacaaagtcctttgttcttctctgtattaatgcttgtttttctaaatcctgacatgaatgttaatatcGTGGCTCTTGCATTAGACACTAACACTTTTGTCGCCCTTGCTGTGGT
Encoded proteins:
- the nxpe3 gene encoding NXPE family member 3; amino-acid sequence: MCRILSKYTPVFLFLALSGLIFLLRNIHNVENWNCHTYSTLYQLQSRIQSSFIPVNLPTFHHNRTFCAHLGQKPSAEDELEEHYLLDSIVWPGPPPHSAPTSLRQTSDPVHSLFTILPTNEGREWHVGEELEALVQMHDFHGRPKRYGGDFLLARLHSPELGAGVAGKVVDHRNGFYSALFPLLWAGPAQVEITMVHSSEAVAVLQRLREERPDRVFFKSLYRLGFLSETTVCNMCLPPDPQPLCNYTDLYTGEPWFCYKPKVLSCDTRVNHAKGGYKKHLITNKEAMLFQSDVNVKVPIHASGADGVIVLPQKDKDAEESSGSIKPDLILAATSGYYYENSWRPLDAVTMADFNKSSNISQCLKDKVIHMYGDSTVRQWFEYLISAVPGLKEFNLHSPKNVGPFMAVDITQNILLKYRCHGPPIRFTTVMSSQLRYISNELDRLPGSPNTVVVLSIWSHFSTFPVEVYIRRLRHIRRAVVRLKERAPGTLVVIRSANLQALDQEVSLYNSDWFSLQLDTVLRAMFKGLDVLLVDAWQMSLAHHLPHALHPPPVIVKNMIDVLLSYICPEMQTNQMFS